The Xiphophorus couchianus chromosome 5, X_couchianus-1.0, whole genome shotgun sequence genome includes a region encoding these proteins:
- the tbc1d9 gene encoding TBC1 domain family member 9: MWVIPEDVLLAGALWLTERANPYFILQRRKGHGDGGGGLAGLLVGTLDVVLDSSARMAPYRILYQTPDSLVYWIIAHGTSRKEITEHWEWLEHNLLQTLSIFENENDITTFVKGKVQGIIAEFNKNHDVKEDDDTDKFKEASSKFRKLFGMPDEEKLVNYYSCSYWKGKVPRQGWLYLSINHLCFYSYLLGKEAKLVVRWADITQLEKSATLLLPDVIKVSTRTNEHLFSVFLNINETFKLAEQLANIAMRRLLDNKGFELDRSLPKLKKKSPKKVSALKRDLDARAKSERYRALFRLPKDEKLDGHTDCTLWTPFNKMHILGQMFVSTNYICFTSKEETLCSLIIPLREVTIVEKADSSNVLPSPLSISTKNRMTFLFANLKDRDFLVQRISDFLQQTTSKIYLEKELNSSLNSSDDEVYSHPSSLLSCSPQQSLASDVERTFNLNDNSVPTTSEALMTMYRRRSPEEFNPKLAKEFLKEQAWKNHFTEFGEGVCMYRTEKTKELVLKGIPESMRGELWLLFSGAINEMTTHPGYYEDLVEKSMGKYNLATEEIERDLHRSLPEHPAFQNEMGIAALRRVLTAYAFRNPNIGYCQAMNIVTSVLLLYAKEEEAFWLLVALCERMLPDYYNTRVVGALVDQGVFEELAREYVPQLYDCMQDLGVISTISLSWFLTLFLSVMPFESAVVVVDCFFYDGIKVIFQLALSVLHASIHQLLGCKDDGEAMTVLGRYLDSVTNKDSTLPPIPHLHSLLTDNGEPHPEVDIFKLVRSSYEKFGSIRADVIEQMRFKQRLRVIQTIEDTTKRNVVRTIVTETAFSIDELEELYVLFKAEHLSSCYWGSSSNPTEHHDPSLPYLEQYRIDVELFKGLFALLFPWANGAHSDPLAVRFFRLLDENGDALLNFRDFINGLGVLCHGDLTEKLKLLYKMHVLPEITHEQEEPDSAFEATQYFFEDITPETSISRDPKGRGEKDDGFVRVTFKTEKVKKLNTPDYRHYLKLWNEETKPKRESTKDLPKLNQSQFIELCKTLYSMFSEDVAEQELYHATATVTSLLLEMGEVGKLFTSSGRKDPSQETDSESSLCRRDLVDLKFTQDPPDLGDVFIPAELEDKPSPSEDDKRQDVSEELAPMQDIKLEDSSPKETGTSSAMLISDDETKDDTSMSSYSVLSAGSHELDEKLQCEDIADDTVLVRSDERPSERERRGIPNGGGLPHSTSIDKDWAITFEQFLASVLTEQALVRYFEKPVDVAARITNAKNVRKVGRPLLSTSDYEISLSG, translated from the exons atgtgGGTCATTCCCGAAGATGTGTTGCTGGCGGGAGCGCTGTGGCTCACCGAGAGAGCGAATCCGTACTTCATCCTCCAGAGACGGAAAGGCCACGGGGATGGAGGCGGCGGACTGGCCG GTTTGCTTGTTGGGACTTTGGATGTCGTTCTGGACTCGAGTGCTCGGATGGCTCCTTATCGGATCCTCTACCAGACCCCGGACTCTTTAGTCTACTGGATCATCGCTCACG GAACGTCTCGGAAAGAGATCACGGAGCACTGGGAGTGGCTCGAACACAACCTGCTGCAGACTCTGTCCATCTTCGAGAACGAGAATGACATTACCACCTTTGTGAAAGGAAAAGTGCAG GGGATAATCGCAGAGTTCAACAAGAATCATGACGTCAAAGAGGACGACGACACGGACAAATTTAAGGAGGCGAGTTCGAAGTTTCGAAAACTGTTCGGGATGCCAGATGAAGAGAAGCTGGTCAACTATTACTCCTGCAGCTACTGGAAGGGGAAGGTTCCCCGGCAAGGATGGCTTTACCTCAGCATCAACCACCTCTGCTTCTACTCATATTTACTGGGAAAAGAAG CCAAACTGGTGGTCCGCTGGGCCGACATCACCCAGCTGGAGAAGAGCGCCACCCTTCTTCTGCCCGATGTCATCAAGGTGAGCACTCGCACCAACGAGCACCTCTTCTCTGTCTTCCTAAACATCAACGAGACCTTCAAACTGGCGGAACAGCTGGCCAACATCGCCATGCGGCGGCTGCTGGACAACAAAGGCTTCGAACTGGACCGCTCGCTGCCCAAGCTGAAGAAGAAGTCGCCCAAGAAGGTGTCGGCACTGAAGAG AGATCTGGATGCGAGAGCAAAGAGCGAGCGTTACCGGGCACTCTTCCGTCTGCCCAAAGACGAAAAACTAGATGGACACACAGACTGCACGCTGTGGACGCCATTTAACAAGATGCACATCCTGGGCCAGATGTTTGTGTCCACCAACTACATCTGCTTCACCAGCAAGGAGGAGACGCTGTGCAGCCTCATCATCCCCCTGCGTGAG GTGACCATCGTGGAGAAGGCAGACAGCTCCAACGTTCTGCCGAGCCCGCtctccatcagcaccaagaatCGCATGACTTTTCTGTTTGCCAACCTGAAAGACAGAGACTTCCTGGTACAGAGGATCTCCGACTTTCTGCAGCAAACCACCTCCAAGATTTACCTGGAAAAGGAGCTGAACAGCAGCCTGAACAGCTCGGATGACGAG GTTTACTCCCATCCCAGCTCCCTGCTGTCCTGCAGTCCGCAGCAAAGTCTGGCCTCAGACGTCGAGCGCACCTTCAACCTGAACGACAACAGCGTGCCGACAACCTCAGAGGCCCTCATGACCATGTACCGCCGCCGCTCACCTGAGGAGTTTAACCCCAAACTG GCAAAGGAGTTCCTGAAGGAGCAGGCATGGAAGAACCACTTCACGGAGTTTGGCGAGGGGGTGTGCATGTACCGTACGGAGAAGACGAAGGAGCTCGTCCTCAAAGGCATCCCCGAGAGCATGAGGGGAGAGCTGTGGCTGCTGTTTTCAG GGGCGATCAACGAGATGACGACTCACCCCGGTTACTACGAAGACCTGGTGGAGAAATCGATGGGGAAGTACAACCTGGCCACCGAGGAGATCGAGAGGGACCTGCACCGCTCACTGCCGGAGCACCCGGCCTTCCAGAACGAGATGGGCATCGCCGCACTGCGCAGGGTCCTGACCGCCTACGCTTTCAGGAACCCTAACATCGGATACTGTCAG GCCATGAACATCGTCACGTCCGTGTTGCTGCTTTAcgctaaagaagaagaagctttcTGGCTCCTCGTGGCTCTCTGCGAGAGGATGCTGCCTGACTACTACAACACAAGAGTAGTGG GAGCCCTGGTTGATCAGGGAGTGTTCGAGGAGCTCGCCCGCGAGTACGTGCCACAGCTTTACGACTGCATGCAGGACCTGGGCGTCATATCCACCATCTCTCTCTCCTGGTTCCTCACCCTCTTCCTGTCTGTCATGCCGTTCGAGAGCGCCGTGGTGGTGGTCGACTGTTTCTTCTACGACGGCATCAAGGTCATCTTTCAGCTGGCGCTGTCCGTTCTGCACGCCAGCATCCACCAGTTACTGGGCTGCAAGGACGACGGAGAGGCCATGACAGTCCTGGGCAG GTACCTGGACAGTGTGACCAATAAGGACAGCACCCTCCCTCCCATCCCTCACCTTCACTCTCTGCTCACCGATAACGGAGAACCACATCCAGAGGTGGACATCTTCAAACTGGTCCGCAGCTCCTATGAG AAATTCGGCTCGATTCGCGCAGACGTGATTGAACAGATGCGCTTCAAACAGAGACTGAGGGTCATTCAGACCATTGAGGACACAACCAAACGCAACGTG GTTCGAACTATTGTGACAGAGACGGCTTTCAGTATTGATGAGTTGGAGGAGCTTTATGTGCTCTTCAAG gcAGAGCACCTGAGCAGCTGTTACTGGGGCAGCAGCAGTAACCCCACCGAGCACCACGACCCCAGCCTGCCTTACCTGGAGCAGTACCGCATCGACGTGGAGCTGTTCAAGGGCCTGTTCGCCCTGCTGTTCCCCTGGGCCAACGGGGCCCACTCCGACCCGCTGGCGGTGCGTTTCTTCCGTCTGCTGGACGAAAACGGGGACGCCCTCCTCAACTTCCGAGACTTCATCAACGGCCTGG GTGTTTTGTGTCATGGGGATCTAACGGAGAAGCTGAAGCTCCTCTACAAGATGCACGTCTTACCTG AGATCACTCATGAGCAAGAAGAGCCCGACTCGGCCTTTGAAGCCACTCAGTACTTCTTCGAAGACATCACCCCAGAAACATCCATCA GTCGGGACCCAAAGGGTCGAGGCGAGAAGGATGATGGCTTCGTCAGAGTTACGTTCAAGACTGAAAAAG tGAAGAAACTGAACACTCCTGATTACCGTCATTACCTGAAACTGTGGAACGAGGAGACGAAGCCCAAACGAGAAAGCACAAAGGACCTTCCAAAGCTGAACCAG AGTCAGTTCATTGAGCTTTGTAAGACGCTCTACAGCATGTTCAGTGAGGATGTAGCTGAGCAGGAGCTTTATCACGCCACTGCAACCGTCACCAGTCTGCTGCTGGAAATGGGAGAAGTGGGGAAGCTCTTCACTTCCAGCGGCCGGAAAGACCCCAGCCAGGAGACGGATTCAGAGTCGAGTTTGTGCAGGAGAGACTTGGTGGATCTCAAATTCACCCAAGACCCTCCGGATTTGGGAGATGTTTTCATCCCGGCGGAGCTGGAGGACAAGCCGAGCCCCAGCGAGGACGACAAGCGGCAGGATGTGAGCGAGGAGCTGGCGCCCATGCAGGACATCAAGCTGGAAGACTCGTCCCCTAAGGAGACGGGGACGTCGTCCGCCATGCTCATCTCCGACGACGAAACAAAAGACGACACGTCCATGTCGTCGTACTCGGTGCTGAGCGCCGGCTCCCACGAGCTGGACGAGAAGCTGCAGTGCGAAGACATCGCCGATGACACGGTGCTGGTGCGCAGCGACGAGCGGCCCTCGGAGCGCGAACGGAGGGGGATTCCCAACGGCGGCGGCCTGCCACACAGCACCAGCATCGACAAAGACTGGGCCATCACCTTCGAGCAGTTCCTGGCCTCCGTCCTCACCGAGCAGGCTCTGGTGCGGTACTTCGAGAAGCCGGTGGACGTGGCGGCACGCATCACCAACGCCAAGAACGTGCGGAAAGTCGGGCGCCCCCTGCTGTCCACAAGTGACTATGAGATCTCTCTCTCTGGCTGA
- the ucp1 gene encoding mitochondrial brown fat uncoupling protein 1: MVGLKPSDVPPPLGVKMASAGAAACIADMVTFPLDTAKVRLQIQGEKQAVGGIRYRGVFGTISTMVRTEGPRSLYNGLVAGLQRQLCFASIRIGLYDNVKNFYTGGKENPGVLMRILAGCTTGAMAVSFAQPTDVVKVRFQAQMNLNGVARRYNGTMQAYRQIYLNEGLRGLWKGTLPNITRNALVNCTELVTYDLIKEAILKHKLLSDNLPCHFVSAFGAGFVTTVIASPVDVVKTRYMNSPPGQYRSAINCAWTMMTKEGPTAFYKGFMPSFLRLGSWNVVMFVSFEQIKRAMMMSRRIEAPN, from the exons ATGGTGGGACTCAAGCCCTCAGACGTGCCTCCTCCTCTTGGGGTGAAGATGGCGAGTGCCGGAGCAGCAGCCTGCATAGCGGACATGGTCACATTTCCTCTGGACACAGCCAAAGTCAGACTGCAG ATTCAAGGGGAGAAGCAAGCGGTGGGTGGCATCCGCTACAGAGGGGTGTTTGGTACCATCAGCACCATGGTCCGGACCGAGGGGCCCAGGTCCTTGTATAACGGGCTGGTGGCCGGACTGCAGAGGCAGTTGTGTTTCGCTTCCATCAGAATCGGTCTCTATGACAACGTGAAAAACTTCTACACTGGAGGCAAAGAAA ATCCAGGCGTGCTGATGCGGATACTGGCCGGCTGCACAACAGGTGCCATGGCCGTGTCGTTTGCACAACCCACCGACGTGGTCAAGGTTCGATTCCAGGCCCAGATGAACCTGAACGGCGTGGCGCGGCGCTACAACGGCACAATGCAAGCCTACAGACAAATCTACCTCAATGAGGGCTTACGAGGCCTGTGGAAAG GAACATTACCCAACATCACAAGAAATGCACTGGTGAACTGCACAGAACTGGTTACCTATGACCTGATCAAAGAGGCCATtctcaaacacaaactgttgtCAG ATAATCTTCCGTGCCACTTCGTGTCTGCGTTCGGAGCAGGCTTTGTCACTACGGTGATTGCCTCCCCAGTGGATGTGGTGAAAACAAGATACATGAACTCTCCGCCAGGCCAGTACCGCAGCGCCATCAACTGCGCCTGGACCATGATGACTAAAGAGGGACCAACTGCGTTTTACAAAGG gTTTATGCCTTCGTTTCTGAGACTGGGATCCTGGAACGTCGTCATGTTCGTCTCATTCGAGCAAATCAAGAGAGCCATGATGATGTCCAGAAGAATCGAAGCACCAAACTGA